GGTTTGCCCACCTTGACCTTAAACCAGCCAACGTGTTTCTGACTCGCTCTGGCCGACTCAAGTTAGGGGACTTCGGCTTGCTGCTGGAGCTGGAGCGAGGGACGGAGAAGGAGCGAGTGATGGCGcgagagaagaaggagaaggacgATGCACAGGAAGGAGATCCACGCTACATGGCTCCTGAGCTGCTCAGGGGCGAATACGGAGCCGCAGCAGACGTCTTCAGGTCTATTTCACTCCAGTGCATGAGATATATTATTCtttatatgtgtttatgtgtttataccGGTGTGTGATCTGTGAgatctgttatttttatttattacgtTTGCTGTTTTCATATCATACAGTTATGAGGAAGCAAAACGCTATTACAAAGCcactattactttttttttccccagtataTGAATTTTGtgctaatttgtttattatccCATTAGCCTGGGCGTGTCCATCCTGGAGCTGGCATGTAGTATTGAGGTTCCTAAAGGAGGAGAGGGGTGGCAGCAACTCAGAAAGGGCTACTTACCTTCAGAATTTACTAACGGTTTGtgtatttcttattttctcaTCCACACATATAACAACGCATAATTAATGTGTGATCTCATTAGAAATTACTCAAACTGATATGTCATGTTGTATTCTGATAGCTCATGTCTGTCACACGCTGAGAGTTAATATGTCAAATGTTAacaaaggagtgtgtgtgtgtatgtgtgtgtgtgtagccctGTCACCGGAGCTGCAGCGTGTCCTCAGGCTGATGTTAGCTCCAGAGCCCAGAGACAGAGCAACAGTGGAGCAGCTCCTGTCTCTGCCTTCCGTCCGCAAACACAGATGGAGACGCCAACTCTCCCTCCGTCTCCGAGAGAGCTGGATGTCTCTACTCACCTTCGGCCAGGTAAACACTTCCTGTGTGTTGAAATAAATCCACATCCCAAAATCATGGTTTCAATTTTCAAAACTcaatccatctctctctgtctcagactTGTGTACTCCGCGTTTTAACACTGAAGCGTGCTGCTACGAATTatcactcagaaaaaaaacgTAAAAGAGTAGTCTTTCAGTACAAGTGGCAGATGAGCCAGTGTTAACTAAAACAAAAGATCtgcttgtaccagaatgatgggaagagaagagcatGGAAAAGGGAAGGAACTAATCATGAGCCGAAGcacaccacctcatcttatggcatGGGCGTGtgtggctgccagtggaacatGTTTTccattgtatttattgatgtgactgctgacaaaagcagcaggatgtgTAATAAAGTATAGGGCTACGTTATCTGCTCATTCAggcaaatgcttcaaaactcactGGATGGTGTTTCTCAGTGCAATGAGCCGAAGCTTTGAAATCAACTCAaggcttcttcttttttaaggcaaagaagtggaacgTTCTGcagtggccaagtcaatcatgacatactttttttttttttgcttgtttgttttaaaacccTATCTACTATGTGTTATTTGTATCTCTatcaatttatttctttatatgtctctgtctctttctctgtctgtctatctgtttatctatttatccctttgtctgtctgtccaatCTCTGATTATTTACCTGCTTGTCTAACTATGTATCTAATTATTTCCCaatctatttgtctgtctgtctacatatctatctgtttatctttttatctctttgtgTCTATCAGTACATCAGTGTCTACTTGCCATTTTCAGAGAGAATGATATTAAACGCTGTATAACTGTCAATCTTTATCATTGATTATTGTCAGCTCCCTAGTGTCAACACAATGTATAATCTGTCCCTCTGTGTTCTTTCAGTCTGTCTTCTCTGCACTCTTCAGCCTGCTCTTGTCCCTAAATCTTCCCTTGATTCCTCGCTGTGACCCCCCTGCACCCCGTACGCCCCCTCGGGATCCCTGGGAAGTAGACGGTGACCTCAGCGCCCTGCAGCACAGCAGCGCTCTCTCTGACTCAGCCAGTGATGATCCGCTGTTTGTGCCAGGAACGCTGAGGCTCGAACACTCACCTTGTTCATTCACGGACAGGTATAACACGCACAGCACTACATTTTGGACGATAATGGTATACATAATGTATAAATGTGGAAACGCAAATCCAACTCAACTGAACTTTATAAATCATGTGTTCTTTAAAAGCTGTAATTTGTGTGACGTGACAATCAGACTTTAATATAAGGCCTTTAATAAGCTTTGAATTGTCTTAAATTTGACTTTAGATGTTTTTAAGGTTCCTAACAGAACGCTCTAGCAGTTTTAAACCTAATCTCTTTCTACAGCATCTGTAGTGTTTCTTCCCTTACCACAGACAACAGTATTTTTACTACTTTTGGACTTTTGCCAAGAAAGATGTGTAAACGTTACAATTCATCGCGTTCACCAAAAGCCCTATTCGGCCTGGATTATTTATACATGGGGaggttttattattactgttgttattattactactggAATATTACTAGGCTTTTAGTTCCAAAAAAAGGATGCGTCAGTGAAGTGAAGTTTCTGGGGATTTTAGGTAGGTTACTGAGTTTCTAACATaggcacagcctacagaaatgTTATGGTCATGTCGTGCAACAAGCATTTATAACGAAGGACAGGACAATCTGTTTCTATTAAAATGAGtcattaaaatgagaataatgaatcattatattaaattcgtgcttttctttctgtctcaacAGACTCCAGGACAGATTCTCAGTAGGAAGCACCTCCACGCCGCTCTTGACCTGCAGtcctacacacactccctcacacaacTCTTTACACACCTCCttacacactccctcacacacctcCTTAAACACACCCTCGCCCAGGCTCAGTCCGATCTGCCTGAGTTCCGTGAAACACTCTGAACGCAGCTTCGAGCCCAAAAACCTGCTCGCACTCTTCGACGAAGCTTCTCTAGAGAGCGAACCGTAACAAGACAATGCGTTGTATTTAGTTACTGTaaacattcagaaaaatgttGTAAAGACTTCACACATTTTCAGCTTTCTGGCATTTTAGActtcatttgctgtttttttttctttttaaagactttaaaaGATTAAGATGTAttctgtattgtattatatgtCAGAATGGTGAATTGCATCTAATGTTGCTGGgtttttttaaactctaaatGTGGACTTTTGTGATGATTGTGTTAACCCTTGTGTATCATTTGTGAAGCTGTTGATGACTAAAGATCAAATTCATCTGCGCTGTGTCGTGTTGCTGCTTTGccaaatcagtgtgtttttgtccAAATGAACACACCACAGATCTCCTGCAGACCACAACACTGAGACCACCAGGCCATTGTAAAACACGATACACAACAAAACCATCAACAGAtaagcagcttttttttaaataagaccTCACGGTAATTAGGGAAGAAGCCATCCAATTAGCTCTTCACAAAAGTCTGTATTTAATTCATTGAGAGCTCCTTGACCATCCTGCGGTTTAATAAACAttctctctaactctctttAGTCTAATAACCTCCCTTCAGGAAAATAATTTCTATAAATGCATGAAATTGGATCAACTGCACCAGAGGATCTACAGAAGCTGTgatggttcatgtttaaaaacttgAGTTGCTGAACTACAGACAGTTTTTTATAGACTACATTGATCGGCTCTGCAACGGTATCTTTGAGTGCTCGGTGTAAACCGGAGAAATCCAGACCACGGTCTGCCAGTTGATGACTATAAGATCTTCCAGCCAGTATGGACAATTCAGATCGGGAACActgatgccagtccatcatatagcaccacgcacacacacacacacacacattcacacctaggtgcaatttagcatagctaatccagttactttcatgtttttggacagtgagaggaaacccacacaaacaggGAGAATATGCGATACTCTGCACTGACAgtaacccaggaccctggagctgggtttaataaaatacactgatcagccataacattatgaccactgacaggtgaagtgaataatattgattatctcattacaatagcacctgtcaagggttgagatatattaggcagcaagtgaccagtcggttctcgaagttgacgtgttggaaacaggaaaaatgggcaagcgtaaggattagagagactttgacaatggccgaattgtgatggctagatgactgggtcagagcatctttaaaacggcaggccttgtggggtgttcccggtatgcagtggttagtacctaccaaaagtggtccaaggaaggacaaccagtgaactagGAGTGAacgctagtccgtctggtctgatcccacagaagaactattgtagcacaaagtgctgaaaagttaaagctggctatgatagaaaggtgtcagaacacacagtgcatcacagcttgctgcgtatggggctgcgtagccacagacctgtcagagagcccatgctgacccctgtccactgccaaaagtgcctacaatggacaggtgagcatcaggtccgtgtgcatcgtttacctggggaagagatggcaccttgatgcactatgggaagaaggcaagctggcggaggcagtgtgatgctctgggcaatgttctgctggcaaaccttgggtcctggcattcatgtggatgctattttgacacgtaccacctacctaaacattacTGCAGACCagatacaccccttcatggcaaccgtattccctaatggcagttatctcacaacttacaggacttaaaggatctgctgttaacgtcttggtgccagataccacagcacaaattcagggatctagtggagtccatgcctcgatgggtcagagctgttttggcagcaaaagggggaccaacacaatattaggcaggtggtcataatgttatggctgattggtgtatataaaaactataaatggTGTAAAAACATGTGTATGTCACAAcatggttgaattctcaaatctgattagtcagaaggtgtgcattattttgtataacagcacggctcggacaatagttctggctgtaacatgaaaggaaggtttgtattaatgcactggttttaaaataacagctaacagagagagagagagagagagagagagagagagagagagagagagtgtttattGTTgcaataatgtaagtgataacaggaactagcacGTCTCACGGCACTGTTGCTTCACACCTcaggggttgggggtttgattcgcgcctctgccctgtgtgtgcagagtttgcatgttctccctgtgcttcgggggtttcctccaggtactctggtttcctccccagtccaaagacatgcactgtaggctgattggctcTTCTAAATtgtttgttgtgtgtaaatgggtgtgagtgtgtgtgtgagattgtgccctgtgatggactggcaccctgtccagtgccttgtgccctgagtcccctgggattggctcccggctccccgtgaccctgtgtagtttaagcggtacagaggatggatggatggacggacatGTCTCACGGATGTTCCGCAGCATTAAATATAATCTGTTAAAGAGTGCAATGTGTCGTTCATTAACAAACTAGACAATTGTAATCTCTGtgatataagatgaataaaacactccagaacttgcggttatatgaaaataatccgcTTCGGGGTGTTATCATGATTATTTTCGTATCACTTTACACACGCACTGGCAACCCTGCGGCGTCTTTAAATCAACTGAGTGATTTAGTTTGGAATAATCTGGCAACCCACCCCGGCTTGGAGGCAGCGGTGCCCCGTTGAGGCGAGCAGCGAGAGGCCGTGTCCCAAATGGCAGTCTACTCCTCACACATGTGCACTATCGCTGTGAAATAATCATTGCTTCTGCATCCTAAGTAGTTCAGTATTCATTTAAAGCGGAGCTCTTTAGGATTCGGCCGTGGTCTTTAGCCGGAGATGGTTTTAGTTCGCAGTAAATGAGCAAAAGCTGCAGTAGGCGCTAATTTCATGTTATTTAGCTGAAAGTACGACATGTTTAGAGACATATAACCCCAAAATAAGAATAGAAAGAGGAAGATGCTTGTCGTGAGAAGCTAAAATAATTCTCCATTATTTTTAGCCAAGCTAGCTTCGTGGTTAACACGATATCAATTTAGCCAAAtaacgctagctagctagtttagctTGTAACAATAACCGACCAGACAGCTCGTTAGGTCCTCGTGCTTCGTTTGCTGTGTAATATACGTGAGGAGATTAATGCTAAAATATTAACGTTGTACTGTAAAAAAACAGCGCACTCAGGAAAGTGAAAGCTTTAGACGAGGTCCGGTACGATTCAGTCGCTGGTACTGTGACGTCATCGGCGGTACCGTGTGATACCGGGAATTACTGTTATCGCTGTGTGAATTAAACTTCAGTCATGTCGAAGGTGGAGCGTCTGAATGCTCGGGTCAGTAAGCTGCTGGCGGTGGCGGTGCAGGAGGTGCTGGAGGCCGTGAGGGAGACGGTGTCCGAGTATCAGGAGAAAACGGCTCGGACTCAGAGGGAGAACGAGCGACTGAGGCGACGGTTACAGGAGCTGCAGGAGCTCACGTCCAACAGACACTCCGGTGAGAATCAGTGACGTTTCAGGCAATAGCCTACACTTATTAGCAGGTTATATGGTGTGACTGTCTCTGTGTTTTACAGGTACAGAGGAAGCCGTTAACCATAATGTAGTGAAACTGACCGAATCAGATTCTTTATTAAGCGGACGAAACAACGTCACTCAGAAGGACGACGAGGTCAAGCATGAGACGGGAACTGACAAAGATGGACCACACACAAGTCCTGTGGTTTCTCACGTCGTGCATTCATCTCAGCCTTGCTTTGAAGCTTCAGAGCCAAAAGTTCCAACCACTCCATCGCAATTCAGTCTCCGAGCCGAGGTCTCAATGTCGCACTacatttcccataatgcaccatcACCTGAACCAACAAAGCACGTAGCTACAGATCACACACTGAGTGTAATCAAAACCGAAGCGGAAAGTGAGGAGTATCACAATTACGCTTCACAAACTTTAATTTACCAAACAGAGCAGATGACGCAGAGCACGCCGCCGTCCTGCGCCATCGTCCCGTTTGCACTCAACGGCTCTTTACAGAGACTCATGACTGAAGACATGGAGCAGATCGGCGCCGTTTTAGACAGCACAGAGGCGGGACGTGACGAGCTGTTAAACGGTTTATCGTACCGGAGGAGTGGGTGTGGCTTCCGCGTGCGGCGGGCGGAGAAGCGCTTCTGCTGTGCACTCTGCGGCCGCACTTTCAGCCACGCCGGCGACTTTAAGAAGCACAAGCGCGTACACACTGGCGAGAAGCCGTACCTGTGTACGCTGTGTGGGAAACGTTTCAGCCAGTCGGGGTATCTGAAGATCCATCAGCGCTACCACACGGGAGAGAAACCGTACGCCTGCAGCACGTGTGGAAAACGCTTCAGCCACTCAAGCAATTACAAAAAACACCAGCAGACTCACATCGCCCAGAGTCTGGGTGCTAATTTAGTTTAAGAGTATAGGAGGTGTGTTTACTTGGACATTTGGAGTCGGACTGAACATAACATACACGATGCAAGACTGGATTGGTGTCACAGTGgaggtttattttgttttgttttgtttttactcaGCGTGCCGGCTTTCTTCACAGCGCTGTCTTTTTCAGATTATGACCGCAGTGTGACAAATGCTGACATTTTAAGAGATTTTATGAAAAAGTCTttctaagaaagaaaaaaattagggGATTtgagctttttgtttctttttgagTTTTGTTGTATATACAAGGATGTACAatgattttgtaataaatttttcctttcattttcacaaccgacttgtgtgttttaaatgatcGATTAATACCGTTAAACTGTGAGATCAACATTAAATCACTTGTGTTAACGAGCTCAGACTGTGCAATCATCAGCAGATCTATACTCTCAcagttattattaatgttaacacCAGACATGTTATCAGGTGAGGAGACCGTTCTGACATGGTGGCTATATGATACTGTATGAAGTCTCgcactttattaagaaaaaaaggaaaaaaaaaaaaaaaaaaaaagccaacgtGCTTTgataataaacatgtaaatggGCCAAAAAATAGATGTAACACTGACAAGATTCTTACACTGACACAATAACAGAACACTGTGACAGTCCTGActggttttaaataaataaatgtgtataatgaagtagagttactgttaacactcGGAAGCCAATGATTTTATGCAGGTGCAAGtgatcagatatgaagctcgcagGACAAAGACCATGAACATGAACGTGCTGTGCTTGCACAATGTATTTACAGACTTCATTCATTCTTCCATAGTAACTGcgtggtcagggttgcggttttttaaatttagctacaagtttgtttatattttggggaaaTGCGAAAGCTCCTAGTGCTCTCAGGTGGAAACTGTTCTGCGAATGGTGTGCACTTTGTCGTCTGAATCCAGTGCACTGCCCAGTTCCCAAAGAAGTACCCTTCCTGCAGGGACTACTAGATAGTGGAAAGTCCTCATTTACGTTGAACGTATATGTGGTGGAGATTGCAGAGTGTCACAACTATGGATGGTGTCTTGCTGGGGGGTCGGAAACTTGTCACAGCCTTTCTGAAGGGTGTGAGTCACATTCCTCTGCCACACTCCCCAAGAGCCAAGTGTGGGATTTCACTCTTGTCCCATAAGACCTCCCCCCTTATGAGCTCCTATAGGATACCAAAATGAAATTAGTCTCTCTAAAGACTGCATTTTTGCTAACGATTACTTCAGTGGGAGTACTACATGTCTTGAAGGTAAGCTCGCCTTGAATGCACTGATGGCCGGATGACTCCAGTGAGATCTCTGCATGAACGTAATTTTAATAGAGCATTAAAAATTCCTGATCTTTTAATAAATATCGTTTTTACTCATAAAGAATATAACAATACTCTGAGGCACAAGCTTCTCAAATATCC
The sequence above is a segment of the Pangasianodon hypophthalmus isolate fPanHyp1 chromosome 12, fPanHyp1.pri, whole genome shotgun sequence genome. Coding sequences within it:
- the LOC113547507 gene encoding zinc finger protein 287; translation: MSKVERLNARVSKLLAVAVQEVLEAVRETVSEYQEKTARTQRENERLRRRLQELQELTSNRHSGTEEAVNHNVVKLTESDSLLSGRNNVTQKDDEVKHETGTDKDGPHTSPVVSHVVHSSQPCFEASEPKVPTTPSQFSLRAEVSMSHYISHNAPSPEPTKHVATDHTLSVIKTEAESEEYHNYASQTLIYQTEQMTQSTPPSCAIVPFALNGSLQRLMTEDMEQIGAVLDSTEAGRDELLNGLSYRRSGCGFRVRRAEKRFCCALCGRTFSHAGDFKKHKRVHTGEKPYLCTLCGKRFSQSGYLKIHQRYHTGEKPYACSTCGKRFSHSSNYKKHQQTHIAQSLGANLV
- the pkmyt1 gene encoding membrane-associated tyrosine- and threonine-specific cdc2-inhibitory kinase, producing MAVGEETKPVGTPLPLPVHFSHAEQSFSLKKRRLPFSSSSRSSSSVSPSRPLSHLLPPRPPSKGCPPLSRVFPQRRSRWAPLSRALIESPPPVSVYDPGKPQSFFSQCFINLGLIGHGSFGEVYKVRSVIDGREYAVKRSAQRFRGDNERARCVREALNHERLHPHPHVLGFFAAWEEAERLYIQTELCCTSLLLHAETQPTTAGEQCAWDYLCDLLLALSHLHSQGFAHLDLKPANVFLTRSGRLKLGDFGLLLELERGTEKERVMAREKKEKDDAQEGDPRYMAPELLRGEYGAAADVFSLGVSILELACSIEVPKGGEGWQQLRKGYLPSEFTNALSPELQRVLRLMLAPEPRDRATVEQLLSLPSVRKHRWRRQLSLRLRESWMSLLTFGQSVFSALFSLLLSLNLPLIPRCDPPAPRTPPRDPWEVDGDLSALQHSSALSDSASDDPLFVPGTLRLEHSPCSFTDRLQDRFSVGSTSTPLLTCSPTHTPSHNSLHTSLHTPSHTSLNTPSPRLSPICLSSVKHSERSFEPKNLLALFDEASLESEP